Proteins encoded by one window of Pigmentiphaga litoralis:
- the rpsH gene encoding 30S ribosomal protein S8, with protein sequence MSMSDPIADMLTRIRNAQRVDKASVTMPSSKLKAAIAAVLKDEGYIDGFQVNPNGGKPELEITLKYYAGRPVIERIDRVSKPGLRIYKGHDAIPQVLNGLGVAIVSTSRGVMTDRKARATGVGGEVLCYVA encoded by the coding sequence ATGAGCATGAGCGATCCGATCGCCGATATGCTGACGCGCATCCGTAATGCGCAACGCGTAGACAAGGCTTCCGTGACGATGCCCTCCTCGAAGCTGAAGGCGGCCATTGCCGCTGTGCTGAAGGACGAGGGCTACATCGACGGTTTCCAGGTGAACCCGAACGGTGGCAAGCCGGAACTCGAAATTACCCTGAAGTACTATGCAGGCCGTCCCGTTATCGAGCGCATCGACCGCGTCTCGAAGCCGGGCCTGCGTATCTACAAAGGCCATGACGCCATTCCTCAGGTCCTGAACGGCCTGGGCGTGGCCATCGTCTCCACCTCGCGTGGCGTGATGACAGATCGCAAGGCACGCGCCACCGGCGTGGGCGGCGAAGTCCTCTGCTACGTGGCTTAA
- the rpsN gene encoding 30S ribosomal protein S14 — protein MAKLSLINRDAKRVKLAAKYAPKRAALQAIIDDTSKTDEERYQARLKIQQLPRNANPTRQRNRCAVTGRPRGTFRKFGLARNKLREMAMRGEVPGMTKASW, from the coding sequence GTGGCTAAGCTCTCACTCATCAATCGCGATGCAAAGCGCGTAAAGCTGGCAGCAAAGTACGCCCCTAAGCGTGCCGCCCTGCAAGCGATCATCGACGATACGTCGAAGACAGACGAAGAACGTTACCAGGCACGCCTGAAGATTCAGCAGCTGCCCCGTAACGCCAACCCCACCCGCCAGCGTAATCGCTGCGCGGTGACCGGTCGCCCCCGTGGCACATTCCGCAAGTTTGGTCTTGCTCGTAACAAGCTGCGCGAGATGGCTATGCGCGGTGAAGTTCCGGGCATGACCAAGGCAAGCTGGTAG
- the rplE gene encoding 50S ribosomal protein L5, giving the protein MARLQDFYREKIVPDLLAKFEYKSTMQVPRITKITLNMGVSEAVADKKVIEHAVGDLTKIAGQKPVITKSRKAIAGFKIREDYPIGCMVTLRGQRMYEFLDRLVTVALPRVRDFRGISGRAFDGRGNYNVGVKEQIIFPEIDYDKIDTLRGLNISITTTAKTDDEAKALLTAFRFPFRN; this is encoded by the coding sequence ATGGCTCGTCTCCAAGACTTTTACCGTGAAAAGATCGTTCCTGATCTGCTCGCGAAGTTCGAATACAAAAGCACGATGCAGGTGCCCCGCATCACCAAGATCACCCTGAACATGGGTGTCTCGGAAGCGGTCGCCGACAAGAAGGTCATCGAGCACGCTGTTGGCGATCTGACCAAGATCGCCGGCCAGAAGCCGGTCATCACCAAGTCGCGCAAGGCAATTGCCGGGTTCAAGATCCGCGAGGATTACCCGATCGGTTGCATGGTGACCCTGCGCGGTCAGCGCATGTATGAATTCCTCGATCGTCTGGTGACGGTTGCTCTTCCCCGCGTTCGGGACTTCCGCGGTATTTCGGGTCGTGCATTCGACGGCCGCGGTAACTACAACGTCGGTGTGAAAGAACAGATCATCTTCCCAGAGATCGACTACGACAAGATTGACACGCTTCGTGGGCTGAACATCAGCATCACGACCACGGCAAAGACTGACGACGAAGCAAAAGCGCTGCTCACAGCCTTCCGCTTCCCGTTCCGTAACTAA
- the rplX gene encoding 50S ribosomal protein L24, producing the protein MNKIRTGDEVIVLTGKDKTKRGVVLARVDENHVLVEGINVVKKSVKPNPMQNQPGGIVDKTMPIHISNVAIFNAATGKADRVAIKEVDGKSVRVFRSSGESVGSKA; encoded by the coding sequence ATGAACAAGATCCGTACAGGCGACGAAGTCATCGTTCTCACTGGTAAAGACAAGACCAAGCGCGGCGTCGTGCTGGCTCGTGTCGACGAAAACCACGTGTTGGTCGAAGGCATCAATGTCGTCAAGAAAAGCGTGAAGCCGAACCCGATGCAGAACCAGCCGGGCGGCATCGTGGACAAGACCATGCCTATCCACATCTCGAATGTGGCGATTTTCAACGCTGCGACCGGCAAAGCCGACCGCGTGGCGATCAAGGAAGTCGACGGCAAGAGCGTGCGCGTCTTCCGTTCCAGCGGCGAGTCCGTTGGCTCGAAAGCGTAA
- the rplN gene encoding 50S ribosomal protein L14 has translation MIQMQTKLDVADNTGARSVMCIKVLGGSKRRYAGIGDVIKVSVKDAAPRGRVKKGEIYNAVVVRTAKGVRRKDGSLIRFGGNAAVLLNAKLEPIGTRIFGPVTRELRTEKFMKIVSLAPEVL, from the coding sequence ATGATTCAAATGCAGACCAAGTTGGATGTGGCCGACAACACCGGTGCGCGCTCAGTTATGTGCATCAAGGTGCTCGGCGGCTCCAAGCGCCGCTATGCCGGCATCGGCGACGTGATCAAAGTCAGCGTCAAGGATGCGGCTCCGCGTGGGCGCGTTAAAAAGGGCGAAATCTATAACGCCGTGGTGGTTCGCACCGCCAAGGGCGTTCGTCGTAAAGACGGTTCGCTTATCCGTTTTGGCGGCAATGCCGCCGTGTTGCTCAACGCCAAGCTCGAGCCCATCGGTACTCGTATCTTCGGACCCGTTACGCGTGAACTGCGTACCGAGAAGTTCATGAAGATCGTGTCGCTGGCGCCCGAAGTGCTGTAA